GGATTGCCCGAAACCCCTATAAGATGTCCATTCAAATAAACTTCCAAATAATTCCCGTCTATCAAAGGAATAAAAAGCGCAGGAGTATCACATTTAGGTCTTTCAAAGTTAAACCAAAAGATATGGGAACCAGAAGCCTCCATTAAAAATGGAATTTCCAAATCTCTACCTGTGGTTTTCACTTTTTTTATAAAAATGCACTTTTCACATCGGATTTTTGTTGTATCATATAGATGTTCAAATAATCTGATGGATAGTATAGATATAGAGAAAATTATGATTGAGATAACGACGTTCTTAAATTTAATCCTCGCTTCCATAGCCAAAAACTATTTAATAAATCTATCTATTTAATAAATCTATAAAACTCCTTGGCCGACTTTCTTGGAGGTGGTTCGGGTATTTCCGCGGGCCATCCAAGGGGCGTTACGGTAGCTATATAGTGTTCTAAAGGCACTCCAAGTTTGTCTTTAACCTCAGGTCTGTCCATATCCGCTATCCAGCATGTTCCCAATCCTAAGGACCACGCAGCCAGCATGAAATGATACGCTGCAATACAACCATCTTGAACATGCCGCCTTGATTTTGAAGGATCGGAACAAATAGCAACAGCATAAGGTGCAGAAAGGATCGGCCATGCAGGTTCTCTGATGTTACCAAGAAACCGTATGATTTCAGAATTTTTTATAACGATGAAGTAGTAGGATTGAGAGTTTCGTGATGTAGGTGCCCATCTACAAAGCTCAAAAAGTATTTCGAAAACCTCTTCGGGAATAGGTTCTTTCTTATACTTTCTTATGCTCCTTCTCTCTACTAATATTCTCCATTGATCCATATTTAAATTATTTACTAAAACTCGCTTAAGGTCAAAAAGATTTTAAACATTTGCTAATCTTTGAACTTCCACGCACGAGATATTAAAATTAAACCTACTCGAAGGAGGTTCAATTTGATTGAACGTAAACTACTGAGAGAGAATCCGAATTTGTTGAAGGAAGCCCTGAAAAAGAGAAATTACGACACAAACATTTTAGATGATTTGATAAATCTGGATGAATTGACACGTACTCTGAAAAAGGAAATCGATGCACTCAGGGCAGAAAAAAATAAAATAAGTAAAGAAATATCTCGAGCTATGAAGGAAAATTCAAACCCCGAGTCTCTCCTAAGCAAAGCCAAGGAAATTGATACAAAACTTAAAGAACTGGAACAAGAACTTGAAGAAAAGGAGAAATTTTTGAACGAAAAACTATTGTACCTGCCGAACGTCCCTCATGAATCGTGCCCCATTGGAAAAAGTTCTGAGGATAATGTAGTTGTAAGAGAACACGGAAAAATAAGAGAGTTTAAATTCACCCCAAAGCCCCACTGGGAAATAGCTGAAAATCTAAAAATCATTGACTTTAAAAAGGCTGGGGAAATTTCAGGATCAAGGTTTGCCATATACAAAAACGAGGGTGCAGAACTGGAAAGGGCACTTATCAATTTCTTCTTAGATCATAACAAGAAAAAAGGCTATGAAGAGATACTGCCTCCAACCTTAGTCAAAGAAGAATCCACGTACGTATCTGCACACCTACCCAAATTTAGGGAAGAAATGTATTTTATTCCGGAAGATGAGCTGTTTTTAATCCCCACCGCTGAAACGGTTTTGGCAAACATACATAGGAATGAAATCTTGACCGAAGACGAACTTCCAAAATACTACATGGCCTACACCCCTTGTTATAGAAGAGAAGCAGGGTCTTACGGTAAAGACGTCCGGGGGATTATAAGAGTTCACCAATTTAACAAAGTAGAACTTTTTAAATTTACAAAGCCAGAGGATTCTTATGAAGAATTGGAAAAAATGTTACAAGACGTTGAGGATCTATTAAAACTTTTAGAAATTCCTTACCGAGTTGTTCTGCTCTGCACAGGCGATATGGGTTTTGCTTCATCTAAAACTTATGATATAGAAGTATGGGCACCCGGCGTCGGGAGATGGCTTGAGGCTTCGTCCTGTTCCAATACAGAGGCTTTCCAGACGAGAAGAGCAAAAACAAGATTCAGAAGAAAGGATGGACGAGTTGAATATCCTCACGCCTTAAACGGTTCGGGGCTTGCAACCCCGCGAGTTTTCATAGCAATTCTGGAAAACTTCCAAAATGAGGACGGCAGTATAACTATTCCTGAAGTCCTTAGGTCTTATATGGGAGGGAAAGATGTCATCCTACCAAAGTGAGCGGGAAGAAATCATAAGAATCTTAAAAATCTTATACGAAAAAGATTTCATTCAAGCAAACGTCGGAAATGTAAGCGTTAAGGTAAGCGAAAACGAAATTCTTATCACACCGAGGGGAAAGCGTAAAGCAGAGTTAAATCCAGAGGACATTCTTCTCGTCGATATAAACGGCAATGTAATAGAAGGCACATTAGCCCCATCCATTGAACTAAAAACCCACCTTGCATGGTACAGAGTAAAGCCAAAGATCGGAGCCATAATTCATGCTCACCCCCCCTACACCACAGCCGTTTCCTTCTATACTCCTGTTGAATCAAAGCCCCTGATGGCGGAACTTTCTGATTACCTCGGACCAAAACTCATATCTATACCATATAAAAAGGCTGGTTCTGCGGAGCTTGAAGAAGAAGTTGCCGACAAAGGTGCATCAGAAGGGGTTTTTATTTTAATCCTTCAAAAGCACGGTGTACTTGTCGCCGGAAAAGATTTGATTGATGCCCTTAATCGCCTCGAACTTTTAGAATTTGACATGAAAATTAAAGTTTTAAAGGAACTGGTAATATGATGTGGAATTCCAATAAAGTTAGAGAAATCTTCCTTAAGTATTTCAGAGAAAGAGACCATGTGATAGTTCCCAGCTCTTCGCTGTTGCCAAAAAATGATCCCACGCTCCTTTTCACCAATGCGGGTATGAATCAATTTAAACTCTTCTTCCTCGGTGTTGTTAAACCACCTTTTACGCGTGCAGCCTCTTGCCAGAAGTGCTTAAGAGCCGGTGGAAAGCATAATGACCTTGATAATGTGGGCTTCACCAAAAGGCATCACACCTTTTTTGAAATGCTGGGAAATTTTTCCTTCAACGACTATTTCAAGGAAGAAGCAATCAAATTCGCCTGGGAACTCCTTACAAAAATCTATGGGCTCGAAAAAGACAGGCTCTGGGTAACCGTTTACAAAGAAGACGATGAGGCATACAACATTTGGAAAGATGTTATAGGAATACCAGAAAAGCGGATAGTAAAACTTGGCGAAAAAGACAATTTCTGGGAAATGGGAGAGCAAGGGCCAGCAGGACCTTGTTCAGAAATTCTCTATGACCTCGGAGTCGATGCAGATCCCAATCAGGCAACCCCAGAAATGGAAGGAGAACGCTTTCTTGAAATCTGGAACCTCGTTTTTATGCAGTACAATAGAAATGAGAAAGGAGAACTGGAAAAGCTCGGGACCAGGAATATTGATACGGGAATGGGGCTTGAAAGGCTTCTTAGGGTTTTAAACGGGGCTGATTCCAATTTCCATACTGACCTGTTTATGCCCATCATAGAAGAAGTTGAAAGAATTACAGGGGTCAAATATTATGGTGATGATCGAGGCAGTGCTCACAGAGTATTGGCAGACCACACCAGGGCTCTAACCTTTGCTATTTCTGATGGAATCTACCCCTCCAATTATGGGAGAGGTTATGTTTTAAGAAGAATTTTGAGGAGGGCTCACCGCTTTGCTCAAAAAATAGGATATGGTGACAAACCCATAATTTATAGACTGGTTCCCGTTGTGGTTGAAATAATGAAAGATGCTTATCCCGAACTTATTGAGAGAAAAACAGAAGTAGAGTTTATCATAAAACGAGAGGAAGAAAGATTCATTGAAAATATTGCCAAAACCCTTCCAAAACTGGAACAGGAAGTAGAAGAGGCCAAAGCTTCTGGTGTTCTTAGCGGAAAGGTCGTATTCAAGTTCTACGATACTTATGGTCTTCCTCTTGATTTAATCGAAGAATACGCTAAAGATGCAGGACTTGCAATTGATTGGTCATCCTTCGAGGAGGAGATGGAAACCCAGAGGGAAAAGGCGAGGAAAACCGAGATATTCAAGGTTGACATACCAGAAGAGTGGACCGTTTTCAAAGAAGGTCAAGTTAAATTTATAGGGTACGAGAAACTCGAAACCCTTTCGAAGATCATCAAGTACGGATTCAAAGGTGAAAAAATTTATATTGTGACCGAGGAAACCCCCTTTTACCCTGAAGGCGGTGGTCAGGTTGGTGACAAGGGAATCATAGAAGGTGAAGGTCCAGAAGGACACTTTCTTGTCGAGGTCCTTGACACAAAAAAGATTGAAAACCAAATCATTCACATTGGAAGGTTAATTGAAGGAAAGATACAGGATGTAGAAGTAAGACTCGTTGTTGACGAAAAACTCAGAAAGGGAGCTCAAAGAGCCCATACTGCCACCCATCTTCTTCACGCCGCATTGAGAGAAGTTCTCGGCGAACACGTGCGCCAGGAAGGTTCCCTTGTTGAACCCGATAGATTGAGATTTGACTTCCTCCATTTCTCGAAATTGAAAAAAGAAGAGATCGAGGAAATAGAACAAATTGTCAACACGAAAATCATCGAAAATATTCCATTGGAAATTAAATATATGAAATACGATGAGGCTTTAAAAGACGGCGCCATGGCCCTTTTTGAAGGTAAATACGGTGAAATAGTTCGAGTAATTCATATTGGTGACTTTTCAAGAGAACTATGTGGTGGAACCCACGCAGAAAGGACAGGAGACATTGGACTTTTTAAAATCATTAAAGAAGAGGCTTCCAGCGCCAACATAAGAAGAATAGAAGCTTATACAGGGCTGAAAGCACTACAATATATTCGGAAACTCGAAGATACGCTCATGACTGCAGCCGAAACCTTATCCACCACTTCAGATAAATTAGCTGAAAAAATTGTGAAAAATCAGGAACTAATAAAATCACTTGAAGAGGAGGTAAAGACTTATTTAACCAAATGGGCTGATCTAAAAGTTAAAGAAATCGTAGAAAAACAACTAAAAACCGATAGATTCACTGTTTTCACAGAATATGTTAAAAACGCCGATATAAAGGCACTACGGGCCATAGCAGACCGAATCAGGGCAACACAGGCAAAGGGACTCTTGATCTTAATCGGCAGTAAAGCCAACAATGTTTTCTTCTTGGTAGAAGTTCTTGGAAATATTGAGGATGTTGATGCAAGCAAGTTGGTGAAAACCATCGGTAAATATCTCAAAGGTGGTGGTGGCGGGAGTAAGACCAAGGCGGAAGGTGGAGGCAAAGATGCCTCAAAAATAGGCGAAGTTTTAGATATGATAAAAACAGGAAAAATTTTTACTTAGGAGGTTCAACAATGGACATATTTAAAAAATGCTATGAATTCGAGGAGGCGGAGAAAGCAAAGCAATTAGGATACTACCCTTACTTCCATCCCGTTGCCTCCGCAGAAGATACTGAGGTGGTGGTGGATGGAAAGCCCCTTGTAATGCTTGGGTCCAACAATTATCTGGGACTTACTACCCATCCTTACGTAAAGAAAAAGGCGCAGGAAGCTATTGAAAAATATGGAACAGGAAGCTGCGGTTCAAGATTTTTAAACGGCACCCTTGATATTCATGAAGAACTTGAAGAAGAGCTGGCAAAATTTGTCGGTAAAGAAAGGGCACTGGTTTTCAGCACCGGGTATCAGACAAACCTCGGAATTATGTCTGCCCTTCTTGGAAAGAATGATGTAGTCATTCTTGACAAGTGGGACCACGCAAGCATTGTAGATGGGACAAGACTCGGCCATGCACACGTTTTGAGGTTTAAGCACAATGATATGGAACATTTAGAGAGAATATTGAAGGCAATTCCTGAAGACAGAGGCATTCTAATCGTTGTGGACGGCATTTTCAGCATGGAAGGAGATATCGCCAATTTACCCGAGCTTGTTAAACTTAAGGAAAAGTATGGAGCAAGACTTATGGTAGATGACGCCCATTCAGTTGGAGTTCTGGGTAAAACGGGCGCAGGAACCGCAGAACACTTTGGACTCATAGAGAAAGTGGACTTAATAATGTCAACTTTTAGTAAATCCTTTGCGTCAATAGGTGGATTTGTAGCGGGAGACGCAAAGGTAATTGAATACATTAAACATTTTGCAAGGCCTATGATTTTTAGCGCAGCATTAGCTCCCGGTCAGGTGGCAGCCGCACGAGCTGCACTGGAAATTATAAAAACTGACCATGAAAGAAGAGAAAATCTATGGAGGAACACCAAGTTCTGGCATGAAGGATTGAAAAGCCTTGGCTTTGACATCGGTGAGACACAAACTCCAATTGTGCCAATCATAATCGGTGATGATATGAAAACTTTCATGCTCTGGAAAAAACTAATGGAATACGGAGTCTATACAAATCCGGTAATCACTCCAGCGGTACCACCAGGCAGACAGCTTATAAGAACAAGCATTATGGCAACCCACACCATAGAGCAACTGGAAAGAGCCTTGGATGCCTTTAAAAAGGCTGGAAAGGAACTCGGTATCATATCGTGAAAATTTTCTTTTTATGTCCGAATTATCCTTAGATATAGGCGCAAGAGCCAACGTAGTGAAAGCAGGTTTAATTTTCTTTGATCTGAATAGGAAATCGCAACATAAAGTTGAGATTCCCATTCGGGACAGGATTACATAAAGGATGCTATGGCTAAATCCCGCTCCTCTCTTATATAAAGAATGTGGATACATAAGCAAAAACTTGGTTGTGGGTGACGTAACAATCTTTGGTGTGAAAAAAAACAACAGTCTACCTAAAAACCAGAGCGTGTTAGGAATAGGCAAAAATGAAAGATAATAGAATACCGAGATGGGAAACTTTAGAGAGGGCGTTTCGACCAGTAAACAAATTCTTAAAGGAGAGTAGCCATTAAGTTTAAATCCATTTTACAATTTTCAATTGCAACTTTTGTTTCACGAATCCTTGGGTTTATAAGGGATGCATCAATAGCATTTTTGGTCGGAGCTGGAAGATTTGCTGACATCTTTAACATAGCTTTCAGGATCCCTAATTTCCTAAGGGATATGCTGGCAGAAAATGTTATGCAAACCGCCTTTGTGCCAAATTACGTAAAGGCTTTGGAAAAAAAGGAAGACCCTGAACACTTTTTAAACTTGATTTTTACAATTTTCCTCCTTGCATCTCTTATAATTGCTACACTTGGCATCATTTTCTCGAAACAGATCGTACTTATAACTGCCTATGGTTTTACCAGCATTCCCGAAAAATTTAACAAAACCGTTGAAGTTACGAGAATCACTTTCCCTTACCTCATCCTTGTTTCTATCTCTGCCCTTTTTCAAGCGATACTGAATTCAAAGAACGAGTTCTTTCACCCTGCACTCTCCCCTGCTTTATTTGATCTTGGAATTATCATCATTATAATCGCTTCAAAATACTTTCTTCCGGAAGAAGAATATGCCACCATTCTTGGGTATTCTGTTCTATTCGGCGGTTTGCTACAGCTACTATACCTGTCGCAGAGACTTAAAGTACACCAGGTTTTACCTAAAATTACCTTCAACTTTCACCATCCCTACTTAAAGGATTTTGGGAAACTGCTTATTCCCGTTTTCATAAGTGTTGGTTTTTCTAAAATTGCCCCCTTTATCAATACACTAATAGCCACCTTTTTAAGAGAAGGTTCCGTTTCTTATTTGACTTATGCCTACCGCATCATGCAGGTTCCAGTAGGTCTTTTCGCAGTTGGCCTTCAGACGGTCTCAATGCCTTCTTTTTCCAGACTTGTTGCGAAAAACAGCGAAATGAGGGAAGCTCTGTGGAAGTCTTTCTTTTATGCTGTATTTCTAACATTGCCTTCCTCAATTTTCATAATTTTCTATTCAGGTGAAATTGTTCAGGTACTCTTCCAGAGAGGTGCTTTCACCCATCTCGACACCCTCCAAACAGCTCAGGCTCTGATCTTTTACACTCCTCATGTTTTTGCCATAGGGACTTCAAAAATATTCCTGAACTACTACTTTTCAAGAGGAGAAATAAAGATTCCAAACATAAGCGTGATTTTGGGTACTATTGTAAACATTGCAATAGCAATCACACTTTCCAGAATAATAGACTTTCCAGCCCTTGCCCTTGCCGTATCTGCAGGCACCTTAATTCAAGCTCTCTTTTTGACCGCAATGGTATCAAAGGATAATCCAATTCTCCCAGAATACCTTAGGAAAATAATTAAGGTAGTCATTGCAAGTGTAATTTCAGTTTTACCCTGTCATTTAATCCTTACAAGAAACCTCCTTGCAAGGCTAACACTTGGATTCATCAGCTACACAGCACTATTTCTATTAATTGCCTACCTCTGGAATTTTCTACCGGAAATAAAGGGTATTAAAAAATCTGATGAATAGCATTTAAAATAATAACACTATGGATGTGACAAAATTACGTGCTAAAGAATTGAGAAAGGCTTTGCTTGCGGGAATTATTAAAGTTCAGGACCTAAAGGATGAATTAAATAGGATCAATGTCTTTCCTGTACCAGACGGAGACACTGGCACAAACCTCGCAGAGACTTTAGCAGGTGGAATTAATGTCCTCATGGAATCTTCAAGTCTCAAATTGTGCGAAGTAGTAAGAAGATTCTCAGAAGCAATCCTTTTTACAGCCAAAGGCAACTCGGGTACAATCGTATCTCAATTCTTTACTGGATTTGCTGAGGCCCTGAAAGGTAAAGAGAGTGTTACCACTTCTGAATTCGCCGAAGCACTTAAATATGCTACGAATGCCGTTTACGACTCCTTAGAAAAGCCCGTTGAAGGAACTATAATAACAGTAATAAGGGAAGTCGCAGAATATGCCGTTGAAATTTCTGAAAAGGAGAAAAACTTTATCAAATTCTTGAAACTGCTTCTTAAAAAGGCGGAAAACTCCTTAAGCAAAACCCCTGAACTTCTTCCAAAGCTTAAAGAGAAAGGCGTCGTAGATTCTGGAGCCTATGGATTTGTCTTGATTTTAAAAGGCATAGTAGAGTACATAAATACGGGTAAAATAGAACTACACAAAGTCCCTTCGAAAGAAACTTTGAAAATTATAGAAGAAGAGCACATAGAACACCGATATTGCACAGAAGCAGTTATCAAGAGTGATGGACTCGACAAGAAAAAATTGGCCCTTGTTCTTGGAGCACTGGGTAGCTCACTTTTAATTGCAGGTGCCGGTGGATTATTCAAAATCCATATACATACTAACTGGCCCCAAAAGGTATTTGAAGTTCTAAAACAAAAGGGAACTATATTGAAGCATAAGATCGACGACATGATTGAAATGAATAGAAAGGCTCGGAAAAAAGAGTTTGGCGTAATAGTCGATTCAACAGCAGACATTCCGTTAGACATTGCTCAGGAGCATGGAATAAATATTATTCCACTTCAACTTATCATGGATGGGAAAACGTATCTTGAAGGAATTGACATAGATAAAAAGCAAGTTCTTGAATTGCTAATAGAAGGCAAAACTTATATGACCACTTCCCAGCCCGACCCTATTTCCATTGAAAGAACAATAAAAGAGGCCCTCTCAAAGTATGAAAAAGTGGTGATAATTACTCTAAGCGCTAAACTATCCGGGACATACAACGCTATAAGGATAGTGAGCTCAAAGTACCCTAACGTGTACCTTTTTGATGGAAAAATGGCATCTCTTGGGACAACGCTCCTCGCATTAAGAGCACTCGAAAAGTTTGAAGAAGGTTATAACATTGAGAATATCTTAGAATATCTAAGAAAGGTTCAGAAAAAATCCTTATTCATTCTGACACTAAAAACCGTCAAATATCTTATGAGATCAGGAAGAATTTCTAATCTAAAAGGTGGAATTGCCGAGTTTTTTAACATAAAACCTTTAATTGTTGTTAACCCCGATGGCGAACTTGAAAACATCGGAACCGCAATGGGGGAGAAAAAGGCATTCGAGAAGATAATCAAAATGGCAAAAAAACAACTTAATCCTTTCCAGACTTATGACTTTGGTATTGCATATGTGGGGAAAAGCAAGTTTGCTGAAAGACTGGAGACCTTTGTGAGATCGGAATTTTCTGTCAGGAAACTAATAGTGAACGAGGCAGGGCCTTTACTTTCAATTCACGTTGGACCAGGAGCCTATGGTCTTATAGCCTTACCGGTCTTTTAGACCTGCAGGTATAAGCCTCTTTCAATTATGTAGTGAGAAACTGCCTCGGGGACAAGGTATCTTATACTCTTGCCCTGTCTAATCCTCTCCCTTATTTCGGTGGAGGAAATATCAATCAGCCTTTCATCCAGAAAGATAACCTTTTCGGTATTAATCGCTTTTAGCGAACAGTTGGGTCTTTTTAACACAATAAAATTAACCATTTCAAAAAGTCTCTTATAATTATACCAAGACGGCAAAGCCTGGTACTGATCTGCACCGAGAATTAAAAAAAATTCGGCATCCTTAAGCTTATCCTTAAGTCTTTCAAGCACATTCACTGTATAGGATGGTACAATATTTTCTATGGCTTCAAAATCTGAGGCTTCAAAATATTCAACCCCCTCAACCGCAAGTTTTACCATATTAAACCGGTCTTCAAAGGGAGCATAGACTTCCTTATGGGGTGGCTTGTAGTTCACCAAAAAGAGAATTTTGTCCAGCTCAACATTTTCCCATACATCCCGAGCAAGGATAACATGGCCAACGTGCACGGGATCAAAGGCACCACCAAAAATACCTATTTTTCGCATTTCTTTTCAATTTCTTTGACTATTTTATTTATCCCATTTTGAAAGGCCTTATCTTTTGTACCATTAATTTCGGCAAAAAGTACTTTTGCCGAATCACACTCCTTTTTTAATAAATAACTTCTCACTTTAAGTAATTTTGCCGCAGTAACAAGACTATCATCGTCGGGAAACTCTTCAAAAACCAAATTGATGTATACATCAGCCGCTTTCGGATGTCCTATCCTTAAATAAGTTTCAGCAATGTATAAGTATTTAAGACCTTTTCTTCTGTAAAGCATCTTTTCAAGTTCTTTGGCTTTTTCAACCTGGGAATTATCAGGGAAACGGTTTTTAAATTCCTCAATGTATCTCCTCGCTTCATTAATGGACTCTGTATCCCTTGAAATGGTTTTACTTTTTTCCAAATAGCATTCTGCCAACTCCAGATAAGAATTAGCAACATACTCACTGGTTGGAAAGGTATTGATCAGAAAGAGATACTCGGTTATTGCATCATCGTAGTTTTTAGCATTTTTGTAACTTTTCGCAAGGTAGTATTGTGCAAAATCCACACTGTCGCTGAGAGGATATTTAAACACAAATTCCTTGAAAAGCTCAGCAGACCGACTATACTTCCCCTTTTGAAAATATTCCATAGCTCTGCTAAATAAAGAGTCTGAAGTTTCCGGAGCCTTAGCTTTCCTTGCTTGGCAGGATAAAGAAAACAGCAATAATATAAAAACCGCTCTCTTCATAACTTCTCCTTTTTCTGAATTATAAAGGAAAGTACGCGTCAATTAAACCTTACTTTCATAAATATGAGACTGGATATAACTCCAAAAGATGCGACGGTCCCCCATATAAGAACAGGAGTTTTTAAAAAGACATCAATTAAAACCCCGCCAATAAAAGGTGCTACTGCCCAGGAAAGCCCCTCTATAAACCCGAGAACACCTATATACAATCCCCTCTTATCCTCTGGAGCCATAGCTGAGGTTATAGTGGTCAAAAGGGGCATAGCCAACATTTCTCCTGCGGTGAGAACTATGACTCCAATTGCAAAGTTGGTAAAATTATGGGAAAAAGCAAAATAAAAGTAACCCATGGAATAAAGAAGAGAGCCCAAAATCAACCCCTTTTTGTAACCCAGATAATCCACGACTTTAATAATAATCATCTGAAAGAAAACTACCATAAAACCATTGATACTGTACAAGTAACCAATTTGAACGTTATCCAGACCTTTATGCTTTGCATATACAGATAGGGTTGAAATGAGCTGACCCATGAGGAGCGAAAGAACGAAGGTACCAGCAATAAACAACATAAAATTTTTGTTTTTAAGCACTTCGCCGAAGGAAATTTCCTTTGTAAGCCCCACGTTTTTTCTTTCCTCTCCGGAGGATACAAGATATATTACAAGGAAAATACAAATTACTTGAAGTAAAAAGGATGCAAAAAAAGTCAGGGGATAAGAAAAGCGTGAAATAAATCCACCAATGGAGGGGCCAATTGCAAAACCCAGATTCCCCCCAACCCTTATAACGCTGTAAGCAAAGGGCCTATCCGGTTCATTAATATTTTTGGCAACGAAAACATCGGAAGCCGACATAAAAAAGCTGGCCCCGCCTGAATTTAAAAAAAAGAAAAAGAAAAATAATAGAGGATTTGCGTTGAGTAAAATCAAAATCGAAAAACCCAAAAAGCCTGACGCCCTTAAAAACAGGCCGAGTTTCATTACGGTATCCGTAGGCAGTGTATCAGAAAGCCTACCCGCATAAAATCTTAAAAAAGACCCCAATACAGAAGCAAATCCAATGATAGTGCCAACAAGGCTCATTGGAACACCACGCTCATTGTAAAGATAGATACTCAAAAACGGGATACTGATTGCATAACTTGCGGATTGCAATCCTCGAATAATTGCAAGGCTATATAGTTTTACTGCTGTCTGTTTCTTCACGTTGTAATTTTAAAGCAAATTGTTCGTATTGAGAACTAATTTAAATAAGGTCCTTTCATTTCGGGCTCCTTTTTTTGTTATAGGCCCTATCCAACTCTTTTTGTAACCCGATTATCACATGCGTTAATTTTACTACTTCTCACG
The window above is part of the bacterium genome. Proteins encoded here:
- a CDS encoding nitroreductase family protein; its protein translation is MDQWRILVERRSIRKYKKEPIPEEVFEILFELCRWAPTSRNSQSYYFIVIKNSEIIRFLGNIREPAWPILSAPYAVAICSDPSKSRRHVQDGCIAAYHFMLAAWSLGLGTCWIADMDRPEVKDKLGVPLEHYIATVTPLGWPAEIPEPPPRKSAKEFYRFIK
- the serS gene encoding serine--tRNA ligase; translation: MIERKLLRENPNLLKEALKKRNYDTNILDDLINLDELTRTLKKEIDALRAEKNKISKEISRAMKENSNPESLLSKAKEIDTKLKELEQELEEKEKFLNEKLLYLPNVPHESCPIGKSSEDNVVVREHGKIREFKFTPKPHWEIAENLKIIDFKKAGEISGSRFAIYKNEGAELERALINFFLDHNKKKGYEEILPPTLVKEESTYVSAHLPKFREEMYFIPEDELFLIPTAETVLANIHRNEILTEDELPKYYMAYTPCYRREAGSYGKDVRGIIRVHQFNKVELFKFTKPEDSYEELEKMLQDVEDLLKLLEIPYRVVLLCTGDMGFASSKTYDIEVWAPGVGRWLEASSCSNTEAFQTRRAKTRFRRKDGRVEYPHALNGSGLATPRVFIAILENFQNEDGSITIPEVLRSYMGGKDVILPK
- a CDS encoding class II aldolase/adducin family protein; amino-acid sequence: MSSYQSEREEIIRILKILYEKDFIQANVGNVSVKVSENEILITPRGKRKAELNPEDILLVDINGNVIEGTLAPSIELKTHLAWYRVKPKIGAIIHAHPPYTTAVSFYTPVESKPLMAELSDYLGPKLISIPYKKAGSAELEEEVADKGASEGVFILILQKHGVLVAGKDLIDALNRLELLEFDMKIKVLKELVI
- the alaS gene encoding alanine--tRNA ligase, with translation MMWNSNKVREIFLKYFRERDHVIVPSSSLLPKNDPTLLFTNAGMNQFKLFFLGVVKPPFTRAASCQKCLRAGGKHNDLDNVGFTKRHHTFFEMLGNFSFNDYFKEEAIKFAWELLTKIYGLEKDRLWVTVYKEDDEAYNIWKDVIGIPEKRIVKLGEKDNFWEMGEQGPAGPCSEILYDLGVDADPNQATPEMEGERFLEIWNLVFMQYNRNEKGELEKLGTRNIDTGMGLERLLRVLNGADSNFHTDLFMPIIEEVERITGVKYYGDDRGSAHRVLADHTRALTFAISDGIYPSNYGRGYVLRRILRRAHRFAQKIGYGDKPIIYRLVPVVVEIMKDAYPELIERKTEVEFIIKREEERFIENIAKTLPKLEQEVEEAKASGVLSGKVVFKFYDTYGLPLDLIEEYAKDAGLAIDWSSFEEEMETQREKARKTEIFKVDIPEEWTVFKEGQVKFIGYEKLETLSKIIKYGFKGEKIYIVTEETPFYPEGGGQVGDKGIIEGEGPEGHFLVEVLDTKKIENQIIHIGRLIEGKIQDVEVRLVVDEKLRKGAQRAHTATHLLHAALREVLGEHVRQEGSLVEPDRLRFDFLHFSKLKKEEIEEIEQIVNTKIIENIPLEIKYMKYDEALKDGAMALFEGKYGEIVRVIHIGDFSRELCGGTHAERTGDIGLFKIIKEEASSANIRRIEAYTGLKALQYIRKLEDTLMTAAETLSTTSDKLAEKIVKNQELIKSLEEEVKTYLTKWADLKVKEIVEKQLKTDRFTVFTEYVKNADIKALRAIADRIRATQAKGLLILIGSKANNVFFLVEVLGNIEDVDASKLVKTIGKYLKGGGGGSKTKAEGGGKDASKIGEVLDMIKTGKIFT
- a CDS encoding aminotransferase class I/II-fold pyridoxal phosphate-dependent enzyme, with the protein product MDIFKKCYEFEEAEKAKQLGYYPYFHPVASAEDTEVVVDGKPLVMLGSNNYLGLTTHPYVKKKAQEAIEKYGTGSCGSRFLNGTLDIHEELEEELAKFVGKERALVFSTGYQTNLGIMSALLGKNDVVILDKWDHASIVDGTRLGHAHVLRFKHNDMEHLERILKAIPEDRGILIVVDGIFSMEGDIANLPELVKLKEKYGARLMVDDAHSVGVLGKTGAGTAEHFGLIEKVDLIMSTFSKSFASIGGFVAGDAKVIEYIKHFARPMIFSAALAPGQVAAARAALEIIKTDHERRENLWRNTKFWHEGLKSLGFDIGETQTPIVPIIIGDDMKTFMLWKKLMEYGVYTNPVITPAVPPGRQLIRTSIMATHTIEQLERALDAFKKAGKELGIIS
- the murJ gene encoding murein biosynthesis integral membrane protein MurJ, with the protein product MLQFSIATFVSRILGFIRDASIAFLVGAGRFADIFNIAFRIPNFLRDMLAENVMQTAFVPNYVKALEKKEDPEHFLNLIFTIFLLASLIIATLGIIFSKQIVLITAYGFTSIPEKFNKTVEVTRITFPYLILVSISALFQAILNSKNEFFHPALSPALFDLGIIIIIIASKYFLPEEEYATILGYSVLFGGLLQLLYLSQRLKVHQVLPKITFNFHHPYLKDFGKLLIPVFISVGFSKIAPFINTLIATFLREGSVSYLTYAYRIMQVPVGLFAVGLQTVSMPSFSRLVAKNSEMREALWKSFFYAVFLTLPSSIFIIFYSGEIVQVLFQRGAFTHLDTLQTAQALIFYTPHVFAIGTSKIFLNYYFSRGEIKIPNISVILGTIVNIAIAITLSRIIDFPALALAVSAGTLIQALFLTAMVSKDNPILPEYLRKIIKVVIASVISVLPCHLILTRNLLARLTLGFISYTALFLLIAYLWNFLPEIKGIKKSDE